The proteins below are encoded in one region of Thermococcus peptonophilus:
- a CDS encoding transcriptional regulator — protein MERERLIKTVEAILRGAGYRVARLDLKGSCFDLVASRLFLLLFIKAAVNIDTITEEQAEDLKRLSKFFKASPLIVGLRSKSGELEEGVVYERFGIYALRPETLYDALLNNELPAVFAERGGLYVRINGELLRELREKHGYSVTELAQLLGVSRKSLLNYERGEQAVSLEVAIQLEEIFDEALAEPIDILRAKVEADLNVKPETPLEREVFERLKKLGLGLVKVKKAPFNAISTEDDIHLLTGIDERKTRSTIKRAEMVSEVSRIVNSGGVFILEKTKADVVSEVPLIPKESLEEVRDADELIELIDKLKKEIKEKLFS, from the coding sequence ATGGAAAGGGAGAGACTCATAAAGACCGTTGAAGCGATACTCCGAGGTGCAGGGTACCGCGTTGCCAGGTTAGACCTTAAGGGGTCGTGCTTTGACCTAGTGGCGAGTAGGCTCTTCCTCCTGCTTTTCATAAAGGCGGCTGTGAACATCGACACGATAACGGAAGAGCAGGCAGAGGACTTAAAGCGTCTTTCCAAGTTCTTCAAGGCTTCTCCGCTTATTGTTGGGTTAAGGAGTAAGAGCGGCGAGCTTGAAGAGGGTGTGGTGTACGAACGCTTTGGGATATATGCCCTCCGCCCCGAAACTCTCTACGACGCCCTCCTGAACAACGAGTTGCCGGCCGTTTTCGCGGAGCGCGGCGGCCTGTACGTCAGAATAAACGGAGAGCTGTTGAGAGAACTCAGGGAGAAGCACGGCTATTCTGTAACTGAACTGGCACAGTTGCTCGGCGTATCCAGAAAGAGCCTGCTCAACTACGAACGCGGCGAACAGGCGGTTTCGCTTGAGGTAGCCATCCAGCTTGAAGAGATATTTGATGAAGCCCTCGCGGAGCCGATAGACATCTTGAGGGCCAAAGTTGAAGCTGACCTCAACGTTAAGCCCGAAACACCGCTCGAGCGCGAGGTTTTTGAGAGGCTAAAGAAACTTGGCCTGGGCCTCGTGAAGGTGAAAAAGGCACCTTTCAACGCGATTTCAACTGAAGATGACATACACCTTCTCACCGGTATAGATGAGAGGAAGACGCGCTCCACCATAAAACGTGCCGAGATGGTATCAGAGGTCAGCAGAATAGTTAACAGCGGGGGCGTTTTCATACTGGAAAAAACAAAGGCAGATGTTGTTTCAGAAGTCCCTCTCATCCCAAAGGAGAGCCTTGAGGAAGTCAGAGACGCCGACGAGCTTATAGAACTCATTGACAAGCTGAAGAAGGAGATAAAGGAAAAGCTCTTCAGCTGA
- a CDS encoding GNAT family N-acetyltransferase produces MRPVVIKGKLVSLAVPTKDDVRRAWLWYNDRDVRRFLSDPDGLFFFEDELEWYEAVRRGKRENRVFTVLETSSKSPVGFVGLHKINHKDGHAELGYFIAKEYWNRGYATEAVELALKYAFEWLNLRKVYARVYEPNIASIRVLEKNGFELVGRMKKHSHIPGYGFVDELIFEKFREE; encoded by the coding sequence ATGCGCCCCGTGGTGATAAAGGGAAAACTGGTCTCGCTGGCCGTTCCAACTAAAGATGACGTGAGGAGGGCCTGGCTCTGGTATAACGACCGCGATGTGAGAAGGTTTTTGAGTGATCCGGATGGGCTGTTCTTTTTTGAGGACGAGCTTGAGTGGTACGAGGCCGTGAGGAGAGGGAAACGCGAGAACAGGGTCTTTACTGTTCTGGAGACCTCGTCCAAAAGCCCGGTCGGGTTTGTGGGCCTGCACAAAATAAACCACAAAGACGGTCACGCTGAACTTGGATACTTCATAGCGAAGGAGTACTGGAACAGGGGCTACGCCACCGAGGCTGTTGAGCTGGCTCTGAAATACGCCTTTGAGTGGCTTAACTTGAGAAAGGTCTATGCGAGGGTCTATGAGCCAAACATCGCATCAATCCGCGTCCTGGAAAAGAACGGCTTCGAACTTGTGGGCAGGATGAAGAAGCACTCCCACATACCTGGCTACGGGTTCGTGGATGAGCTGATATTCGAGAAGTTCAGAGAAGAATAA
- a CDS encoding peroxiredoxin: MVVIGEKFPEVEVKTTHGVIKLPDYFAEQGKWFILFSHPADFTPVCTTEFYAMQKRVDQFRELGVEPIGLSVDQVFSHIKWMEWIKENLGEEITFPIIADDRGDLAEKLGMIPSGSTATARAVFVVDDKGVIRAIVYYPAEVGRDWDEILRLVKALKISDEKGVALPHKWPNNELIGDKVIVPPASNIEEKKAREEAKAKGEIECYDWWFCYKKLE, translated from the coding sequence ATGGTCGTCATAGGAGAAAAGTTCCCAGAGGTTGAGGTCAAGACTACCCACGGAGTGATAAAGCTCCCGGACTACTTCGCCGAGCAGGGCAAGTGGTTCATACTCTTCAGCCACCCGGCCGACTTCACCCCGGTCTGTACGACCGAGTTCTATGCCATGCAGAAGAGGGTTGACCAGTTCAGGGAGCTCGGCGTCGAGCCCATCGGACTCAGCGTTGACCAGGTCTTCAGCCACATCAAGTGGATGGAGTGGATCAAGGAGAACCTCGGCGAGGAGATAACCTTCCCAATCATCGCCGACGACAGGGGCGACCTTGCAGAGAAGCTCGGCATGATTCCAAGCGGTTCAACCGCAACCGCCAGGGCTGTCTTCGTCGTTGACGACAAGGGCGTCATAAGGGCCATCGTCTACTACCCGGCCGAGGTCGGCAGGGATTGGGACGAGATACTCCGCCTTGTTAAGGCCCTCAAGATCAGCGACGAGAAGGGCGTTGCCCTGCCGCACAAGTGGCCGAACAACGAGCTCATCGGCGACAAGGTCATCGTCCCACCGGCCAGCAACATCGAGGAGAAGAAGGCCAGGGAAGAGGCCAAGGCCAAGGGCGAGATCGAGTGCTACGACTGGTGGTTCTGCTACAAGAAGCTCGAGTGA
- a CDS encoding DNA replication complex subunit Gins51, translating into MDIVKLRELLEAELSSTDLNELDEDFYVEFDSLIKALKLSAESSRERGEDVEERLYLAQLKIAESLMKEIIKLRLHKIVDLAVEGKIAEMTAEEKRLFNVIRAFIEREELPEISEEVQPQEESEVEAEYRPKDVPKEAYIIQIDLPAVLGPDMKEYGPFMAGDMAIIPAVIGRALVEREVARKVRISF; encoded by the coding sequence GTGGACATAGTGAAGCTCAGGGAACTCCTGGAGGCAGAGCTTTCAAGTACGGATTTAAACGAACTTGATGAAGACTTCTACGTTGAGTTCGACAGCCTGATAAAGGCTCTGAAGCTGAGCGCGGAGAGCTCCAGGGAACGCGGAGAAGACGTCGAGGAGAGGCTTTACCTTGCCCAGCTCAAAATAGCGGAGTCCCTTATGAAGGAGATCATCAAGCTCAGACTCCACAAGATAGTTGATCTAGCAGTCGAGGGTAAAATCGCTGAGATGACAGCCGAGGAAAAGAGGCTCTTCAACGTCATAAGAGCCTTTATCGAGAGGGAAGAACTCCCGGAAATTTCGGAGGAAGTCCAACCTCAGGAGGAGAGTGAGGTCGAGGCGGAGTACAGGCCCAAGGACGTCCCAAAGGAAGCTTACATTATCCAGATAGACCTCCCAGCCGTTCTTGGCCCGGACATGAAAGAGTATGGACCCTTCATGGCTGGGGATATGGCCATTATCCCTGCCGTTATTGGGCGTGCCCTAGTTGAGAGAGAAGTCGCCAGAAAAGTGAGGATATCCTTCTGA
- a CDS encoding DNA polymerase sliding clamp → MPFEVVFDGAKEFADLIATASNLIDEAAFKFTEEGISMRAMDPSRVVLIDLNLPESIFSKYEVEEPETIGINMGQFKKILKRGKAKDTLILKKGDENFLEITFEGTAKRTFRLPLIDVEELELELPELPFTAKVVLLGEVLKEGIKDASLVSDAIKFIAKENEFTMKAEGETNEVEIRLTLEDEGLLDLEVEEETKSAYGISYLSDMVKGIGKADEVIIRFGNEMPLQMEYMIRDEGRLTFLLAPRVEE, encoded by the coding sequence ATGCCGTTCGAAGTTGTTTTTGATGGGGCCAAGGAATTTGCAGACCTGATAGCGACCGCAAGCAACCTCATTGACGAGGCCGCCTTTAAGTTCACTGAGGAAGGCATAAGTATGCGCGCAATGGACCCGAGCAGGGTCGTTCTCATTGACCTTAACTTGCCCGAAAGCATCTTCTCCAAGTATGAGGTGGAAGAGCCTGAGACAATCGGCATCAACATGGGCCAGTTCAAGAAGATCCTCAAGCGCGGAAAGGCCAAGGACACCCTCATACTCAAGAAGGGCGACGAGAACTTCCTCGAAATAACCTTTGAGGGAACCGCCAAGAGGACATTCAGGCTTCCGCTGATAGATGTGGAAGAGCTTGAGCTGGAGCTTCCCGAGCTTCCTTTCACAGCCAAGGTAGTCCTCCTTGGCGAAGTCCTCAAGGAGGGTATAAAGGACGCTTCCCTCGTCAGCGACGCCATCAAGTTCATAGCGAAGGAGAACGAGTTCACTATGAAGGCCGAGGGCGAGACCAACGAGGTTGAGATAAGGCTTACCCTTGAGGACGAGGGCCTGCTCGACCTCGAGGTTGAGGAAGAGACCAAGAGCGCCTATGGAATAAGCTACCTCAGCGACATGGTCAAGGGCATCGGAAAGGCCGACGAGGTGATCATCCGCTTCGGCAACGAGATGCCCCTCCAGATGGAGTACATGATCAGAGACGAGGGCAGACTGACTTTCCTGCTCGCCCCGCGCGTTGAGGAGTGA
- a CDS encoding transcription factor S — protein MKFCPKCGNLMLPDRKRKVWVCRSCGYEEPFDEEKDREKTKITKKVEHKPDEEIIVVEQDLKTLPIAHVTCPKCGNDTAYWWELQTRAGDEPSTIFYKCTKCGYVWRSYE, from the coding sequence ATGAAGTTCTGTCCAAAGTGCGGGAACCTGATGCTCCCTGACAGAAAGAGAAAGGTATGGGTCTGTCGTTCATGTGGCTATGAAGAGCCCTTCGACGAGGAAAAGGACAGGGAGAAAACAAAGATCACCAAGAAAGTCGAGCACAAGCCGGACGAGGAAATCATAGTGGTGGAGCAGGATCTTAAGACCCTGCCAATAGCTCACGTTACCTGTCCAAAGTGTGGCAATGATACTGCCTACTGGTGGGAGCTTCAGACCAGAGCTGGAGACGAACCAAGCACAATATTCTACAAGTGCACCAAGTGTGGCTACGTCTGGAGGTCGTATGAGTGA